From the Streptomyces sp. SN-593 genome, the window CCCACCACCGACAGCGCGCCCCGGCGGCGGTCCTTCGGAGGCACGCCGGCCACCGTTCGGCGGCGGACCGGCGGCGTACCGGCGGCTTACCGGCGGCGGCCCCCGGCACCGGGCGGTCCCGGCCGCGCCCTCGCGAGGGCCCTACGCGCCCGCCGCGAAGGCCCTGAACGCCACCAGGGACTCGCCGATGACGTCGGCGAGTTCGCGCGGCTCCTCCCCCTCCTCGATCCAGCGTTCGAAGGAGACCCGGAAGACGCCGGTGCCCGCCTCGGCCGCGAGGCTCGCGGCCGGCTCCGGCACGCCGCGGCCCCGCAGGGTCCGCGCGAGGGCCGTGGAGAGCGAGGCGAGCTTGACCAGCTCGCGTTCCCGGAGGTCGCCGTGGGCGGAGACGATCGCGTACCGCCGGCGGGCGTGCGCGTACGCGCCGTGGAACATCTCGGCGGCCGCGGTCCGCAGGCCCGTGGCGACCGCGTCGAACGGCGCGGTGCCCTCCGGGGTGCCGGCGACCGCGCCGACGACGAGGTCCTGGAGGAGGGACGAGCCCGCGAACAGCACCTCGCGCTTGTCGGCGTAGTGCCGGAAGAAGGTCCGCTCGGTCAGCCCCGCCCGCTTGGCGATCTCGGCCACGGTGGTCTGCTCGTAGCCGCGCTCGTCGAACAGCTCCAGCGCCGCCTTCCCGAGGCGCCCGCGCGCGTTCGGCTCCCACCTGCCCATGAGCATGATCGTACGCGATCCGACGGGCGATGGCAGTGGCTGACGTCACCGATGACGGAAGGGGGATAAAACGGCGCATAGTTCACATAGATGCGGG encodes:
- a CDS encoding TetR/AcrR family transcriptional regulator, whose amino-acid sequence is MGRWEPNARGRLGKAALELFDERGYEQTTVAEIAKRAGLTERTFFRHYADKREVLFAGSSLLQDLVVGAVAGTPEGTAPFDAVATGLRTAAAEMFHGAYAHARRRYAIVSAHGDLRERELVKLASLSTALARTLRGRGVPEPAASLAAEAGTGVFRVSFERWIEEGEEPRELADVIGESLVAFRAFAAGA